From the Anaerolineales bacterium genome, one window contains:
- a CDS encoding carbohydrate ABC transporter substrate-binding protein — protein MKNFNKVWLMVSVLAMLALIMAACAPAASTPDADTGDSGDAADFAGETVTIFTAAEGEQVALFQRNFDAFEERTGIEVVVEASPDFETVALVRAEAGDSYDILNFPQPGLMADFARSGFLVDLGGFLSQDYMLTKYTQSWIDLGTVDGSLYGVWHNADVKSLVWYAKPAFDAAGYSIPQTWDEMIALSDQIVADGGTPWCIGFESGGATGWPGTDWVEDIMLRTASPEDYDAWVAGELAFDSPQVRNAFEVASEIWMNPDYVLGGTTGILTTNFGDAPNMLLGDEPACYMMRQASFIAGFFAEGTEIGTDVDYFYLPPIDAAYGKPVLGSGSLLSMGKDTPAVRAVMEFLTTGESARAEVEAGILIAPHLDASLDWYPNDLTRGFAEILANADTFRFDGSDLMPGAVGAGSFWTGIVDFVGGSNLDSVLQAIDTSWP, from the coding sequence ATGAAGAATTTCAATAAGGTTTGGCTCATGGTGAGCGTGTTGGCAATGCTCGCGCTCATTATGGCCGCCTGCGCCCCAGCGGCTAGCACCCCGGATGCGGATACGGGTGACAGCGGCGACGCGGCAGATTTTGCCGGCGAAACTGTAACCATCTTCACCGCCGCTGAGGGCGAGCAGGTTGCCCTCTTCCAGCGCAACTTCGATGCTTTCGAAGAGCGCACTGGCATTGAAGTTGTGGTTGAAGCTTCGCCCGACTTTGAGACCGTCGCCTTGGTGCGCGCCGAAGCTGGCGACTCCTACGACATCCTCAACTTCCCCCAACCCGGCCTGATGGCAGACTTTGCCCGCTCTGGCTTCCTGGTGGATTTGGGCGGCTTCCTCTCACAGGATTATATGCTGACCAAGTACACCCAGTCCTGGATCGATCTGGGCACGGTGGATGGTTCGCTGTATGGCGTTTGGCATAATGCGGATGTGAAGAGCCTGGTGTGGTACGCCAAACCGGCCTTTGACGCTGCTGGCTATTCCATCCCGCAGACCTGGGACGAAATGATCGCCCTCTCTGACCAGATCGTTGCCGATGGCGGCACGCCCTGGTGTATCGGCTTTGAGAGCGGTGGCGCCACGGGTTGGCCTGGCACCGACTGGGTGGAAGACATCATGCTGCGCACTGCCTCCCCGGAAGATTATGACGCCTGGGTGGCCGGCGAGCTGGCTTTTGACTCTCCCCAAGTACGCAACGCTTTTGAAGTTGCCAGCGAGATCTGGATGAACCCGGACTACGTCCTGGGCGGCACCACCGGCATCTTGACCACCAACTTCGGCGATGCGCCCAACATGCTGCTGGGTGATGAGCCCGCTTGTTACATGATGCGCCAAGCCAGCTTCATCGCCGGCTTCTTTGCCGAGGGCACTGAGATCGGTACGGATGTGGATTACTTCTACCTGCCGCCGATTGACGCCGCTTATGGCAAGCCAGTGCTTGGCTCCGGTTCGCTGTTGAGCATGGGCAAGGACACCCCCGCTGTACGCGCCGTGATGGAGTTCCTGACCACCGGCGAATCGGCTCGGGCTGAAGTGGAAGCCGGCATCCTGATCGCTCCGCATCTGGACGCCAGCCTCGACTGGTACCCCAACGACCTGACCCGCGGCTTTGCTGAGATCCTGGCCAATGCTGACACGTTCCGCTTCGACGGTTCTGACCTGATGCCTGGCGCCGTGGGCGCTGGCAGCTTCTGGACCGGCATTGTGGACTTCGTGGGCGGCTCCAATCTGGACAGTGTGTTACAGGCAATTGACACCAGCTGGCCTTAA
- a CDS encoding tyrosine-type recombinase/integrase, with translation MDSETTLTIEQAISQYVDAVKLARSENTTIAYHKALAAFSQVLLNEGLDPKETSLSYLKEDSVAWFAASQKHLSPATERQRLTAVAGFFEFLAAERLAEPNLPRVRLLIRQRSRRPGPRLPQFPRQAIEQTVDFANQLAAYPVENETDHLRNLRDRAFIITLADTGLRVHEACNLRRGDLDPNEGKAIIIGKGNREAVVRFSQRALRAIKDYLNARSTLDGSSGRPLGTLPIFARHDKGSAKAIKLMTPTTGRNIVAERTQQALGVGNSGITPHSFRHYFVTTVLRGSGGNLKLAQELARHRNIQVTQRYAHLSDDELDRGYHDIFEN, from the coding sequence ATGGATTCGGAAACTACGCTGACAATCGAACAAGCCATCAGCCAGTATGTGGACGCGGTCAAGCTGGCCAGATCAGAGAATACCACCATCGCTTATCACAAAGCCTTGGCGGCCTTTTCGCAGGTGCTTCTCAATGAGGGTTTAGACCCCAAGGAAACCTCTCTTTCGTATCTAAAAGAAGACAGCGTGGCTTGGTTTGCTGCTTCCCAGAAGCATCTCTCGCCGGCTACGGAGCGCCAACGCCTGACAGCGGTCGCCGGCTTCTTTGAGTTCCTGGCCGCTGAGCGGCTGGCAGAGCCGAACTTGCCGCGCGTACGGCTTCTGATCCGCCAGCGCAGCCGCCGGCCCGGCCCCCGCTTACCGCAGTTCCCGCGCCAGGCTATTGAGCAAACCGTTGACTTTGCCAACCAGCTGGCTGCTTATCCTGTGGAGAACGAGACGGACCACCTGCGCAACTTACGCGACCGCGCCTTCATTATCACTTTGGCCGATACCGGCCTGCGCGTGCATGAAGCCTGCAATTTGCGCAGGGGCGACCTGGACCCCAACGAAGGCAAAGCCATCATCATCGGCAAAGGCAACCGCGAGGCAGTCGTGCGCTTCTCCCAGCGCGCTCTGCGCGCCATCAAGGACTATCTCAACGCTCGCAGCACCCTGGATGGCAGTTCCGGCCGCCCCTTAGGCACACTGCCCATCTTCGCCCGACACGACAAAGGCAGTGCGAAAGCGATCAAGCTGATGACTCCTACCACGGGCAGGAACATCGTGGCGGAACGCACGCAGCAAGCGCTGGGCGTGGGGAACAGCGGCATCACGCCCCACTCCTTCCGCCACTACTTCGTAACGACAGTCCTCAGAGGATCAGGCGGAAATCTCAAACTGGCCCAGGAACTCGCCCGCCACCGCAATATTCAGGTGACCCAGCGCTACGCCCACCTAAGTGATGATGAATTGGATCGCGGCTATCACGATATTTTTGAGAATTGA
- a CDS encoding TerC family protein codes for MEIVLGIDNLVFISILASKLPANQQKRASQIGLALALITRLLLLFSIAWITRLTTPLFVLPIIEQAVSGKDMILLVGGLFLIGKSTFEIHDKLEGDEEHAEAKVAASFVGVITQIILLDLVFSIDSVITAVGMVDSVPVMVAAVVIAIIIMVLSVNSINAFVEKHPTIKMLALSFLLLIGFSLVVEGLHQHIPKGYIYFAMGFSVFVEFLNLRLRTKKTEPITLRKPYTAKRKSKAK; via the coding sequence TTGGAGATTGTCCTCGGCATTGACAATCTGGTGTTTATCTCCATCCTGGCCAGCAAACTACCAGCCAACCAGCAGAAGCGAGCCAGCCAGATAGGCTTGGCCCTGGCGTTGATCACCCGCCTGCTTTTGCTTTTCTCGATTGCCTGGATCACGCGCTTAACCACCCCACTGTTTGTGCTGCCGATCATTGAACAGGCCGTATCCGGCAAAGATATGATCCTGCTGGTTGGCGGCCTGTTCCTGATCGGGAAAAGCACCTTTGAAATTCACGACAAGCTGGAAGGCGACGAAGAGCACGCTGAAGCTAAAGTAGCGGCTTCTTTTGTGGGCGTGATCACCCAGATCATCTTGCTCGATCTGGTCTTTTCGATCGACTCAGTGATCACAGCCGTTGGCATGGTGGATAGTGTGCCGGTCATGGTGGCCGCAGTCGTTATTGCCATCATCATCATGGTCCTGTCCGTCAACAGCATCAACGCCTTTGTGGAGAAACACCCCACCATCAAAATGCTGGCCCTGTCCTTCTTGTTGTTGATCGGCTTTTCGCTGGTTGTGGAAGGTTTGCACCAGCACATTCCTAAGGGGTACATCTACTTTGCCATGGGCTTCTCGGTCTTTGTGGAATTCCTAAATCTGAGACTGCGCACTAAGAAAACAGAACCTATCACGCTGCGCAAGCCATACACAGCTAAGCGCAAAAGCAAGGCGAAGTAG
- a CDS encoding HlyC/CorC family transporter encodes MALEFLLIIVLVLINGFFAALELALVTSRKHRLRSMADEGKTAATDVLQIKEKPGHYLATVQVGITLVGHLAAAFGGQSAAPDIAEALGQVPLLAPYANQLALLTIVLAITYLSLVFGELVPKQLALRNPEALSVALVRPVKWLSKIAALPIRFLSFSADLILGLLGPQTDGGPSTSAEEIELLVQQGTAEGIFQISEGAFVRGVFDYADRKAHEVMTARPEISALEASLSPREALEQAAKSGHSRFPVYEESLDSVVGYVHLKDLIWAQDDTPLRDIARQLAYIPESLHLPQIYSLLTKQRTHMAIVLDEYGGTAGLLTLEDVLEVIVGEIDDEYQPANLEIRKLGDKAWLVAGNIQLGDLSAKLNVELPSTDAYTTCAGLIMSELGHLPKVGEQIVYQGLTFTVRSMDKLRISSILVQQSIEPGKPIGSATG; translated from the coding sequence ATGGCACTCGAATTTCTGCTGATCATTGTTTTAGTTCTCATCAACGGTTTCTTCGCCGCACTTGAATTAGCTTTAGTCACTTCTCGCAAGCATCGCCTTCGCTCCATGGCGGACGAGGGCAAGACCGCCGCAACCGACGTCCTCCAAATCAAGGAAAAACCCGGGCACTATCTCGCCACTGTGCAGGTGGGCATCACCCTGGTCGGCCACTTGGCTGCGGCTTTTGGCGGCCAATCGGCGGCACCAGACATTGCCGAGGCGCTTGGCCAAGTGCCCCTTCTCGCCCCCTACGCCAACCAGCTAGCCCTGCTCACCATCGTGCTCGCCATCACCTACCTATCGCTTGTCTTCGGCGAATTGGTGCCTAAGCAACTGGCTCTGCGCAATCCGGAGGCGCTCTCCGTGGCATTGGTACGCCCGGTCAAATGGCTTTCCAAGATCGCCGCCCTGCCCATCCGCTTCCTCTCCTTTTCGGCGGATCTGATCCTGGGCCTGCTGGGGCCACAAACCGACGGCGGCCCCAGCACCAGCGCCGAAGAGATCGAACTGCTCGTTCAGCAAGGCACTGCAGAAGGCATATTCCAGATCAGTGAAGGCGCCTTTGTGCGCGGCGTCTTTGATTATGCCGACCGCAAAGCGCACGAGGTCATGACGGCCCGTCCCGAGATCAGCGCGCTGGAGGCTTCGCTTAGCCCGCGTGAAGCGCTGGAGCAGGCCGCAAAATCGGGCCATTCACGCTTTCCCGTCTATGAAGAGAGCTTGGATAGCGTGGTGGGCTATGTCCACCTCAAAGACTTAATCTGGGCCCAAGACGACACCCCACTAAGAGATATTGCCCGCCAGCTGGCTTATATTCCAGAATCCCTGCACCTGCCACAGATCTACAGCCTGCTCACCAAACAGCGAACCCACATGGCCATCGTGCTGGACGAATACGGTGGGACCGCCGGCCTGCTCACCCTGGAAGATGTCTTGGAGGTCATCGTGGGTGAAATCGATGACGAATACCAACCCGCTAACCTGGAAATCCGCAAGTTGGGAGACAAGGCCTGGCTGGTGGCCGGCAATATCCAGCTGGGCGATCTGAGCGCCAAACTCAATGTGGAGCTGCCCTCAACGGATGCCTACACCACCTGCGCCGGCCTGATCATGTCTGAATTGGGGCACCTGCCCAAAGTGGGCGAACAAATCGTCTATCAAGGCCTCACTTTTACGGTCCGCTCCATGGACAAACTGCGCATATCGAGTATTTTGGTCCAACAATCCATTGAGCCAGGCAAGCCGATCGGGAGCGCCACAGGGTAG
- a CDS encoding sulfite exporter TauE/SafE family protein, with the protein METSWWLSALVIGAGFVCGVINTLAGSGSLISLPILIFLGLPAPVANGTNRVGILLQNVAAGWSFKQSRVLDLRGALVLSVPAVLGSILGASVAVNLNEELMERVIGAVMLLMLVVLILRPERWLQGRLLELSGRLNWKQSASMFVIGAYGGFIQAGVGVFLLAALVLSVGYDLVRANAVKIIIVLAFSISSLLIFSNNSQVDWGIGLLLGLGNMLGGWVAARLAVNKGANWVRWVVIATVALSVLYLFDAFDYLLAFLGS; encoded by the coding sequence ATGGAAACATCCTGGTGGCTTTCTGCCCTGGTGATCGGGGCCGGTTTCGTCTGCGGGGTTATCAATACGCTGGCCGGCAGCGGCTCACTGATCTCGCTGCCGATCCTAATTTTTCTCGGGCTCCCCGCACCGGTGGCCAATGGAACTAATCGCGTCGGCATCTTGCTGCAGAATGTGGCTGCTGGTTGGAGCTTCAAACAAAGCCGGGTGCTGGATCTGCGTGGCGCCTTAGTGCTCAGCGTTCCGGCTGTGCTGGGCTCCATCCTGGGCGCTTCCGTAGCGGTTAATCTCAACGAAGAGCTTATGGAGCGCGTGATCGGTGCGGTCATGCTGCTGATGCTGGTGGTTCTGATCCTGCGCCCGGAGCGTTGGTTGCAGGGCCGTCTTTTGGAGCTCTCCGGCCGACTGAACTGGAAACAATCCGCCAGCATGTTTGTGATCGGCGCCTATGGGGGTTTTATTCAGGCGGGCGTTGGTGTGTTCCTGCTGGCGGCCTTGGTGCTGTCGGTTGGGTACGATTTGGTGCGAGCCAATGCAGTCAAGATCATCATCGTCCTGGCTTTTAGCATTTCTTCCCTCCTGATATTTAGCAACAACAGTCAGGTGGATTGGGGAATTGGACTGCTTTTGGGTTTGGGCAATATGCTCGGCGGCTGGGTAGCTGCCCGTCTGGCGGTCAACAAAGGCGCCAACTGGGTCCGCTGGGTAGTGATTGCCACCGTAGCCTTGTCAGTGCTGTACCTGTTTGACGCCTTTGATTATTTGTTGGCCTTCCTCGGCAGCTAG
- a CDS encoding carbon monoxide dehydrogenase subunit G, which yields MQVNGKTTIKAPRDKVWAALTDMDFVAACAPGLENMEVVETDRKFRATGSVGLGNLKVSFTGEIEFTALEAPDRAVLKGRGTAPGSAVEGTAEMRLSDDPEGGTLLDWTADINVLGTIASLASRMMGSVTQKLTAEFFGCVKQRIES from the coding sequence ATGCAAGTTAATGGAAAAACTACCATCAAAGCCCCACGTGACAAAGTGTGGGCGGCCCTTACCGACATGGATTTCGTTGCCGCCTGTGCCCCCGGCTTGGAGAACATGGAAGTTGTGGAAACCGACAGGAAATTTCGCGCCACCGGCTCAGTTGGCCTGGGCAATCTCAAAGTCAGTTTCACTGGGGAGATTGAATTCACCGCCCTGGAAGCACCAGATCGAGCGGTCCTAAAAGGCCGCGGGACAGCACCTGGCAGCGCCGTGGAAGGCACTGCCGAGATGCGTCTGAGCGACGACCCCGAAGGCGGCACCCTGCTCGACTGGACGGCCGACATCAACGTGCTGGGCACTATCGCCAGCCTGGCTTCCCGCATGATGGGCAGCGTGACCCAAAAACTCACAGCGGAATTTTTTGGATGCGTCAAACAACGGATAGAGTCGTAA
- a CDS encoding XdhC family protein, producing MRELLPDLANWLADGEKIAIATVISTWGSAPRGPGSTMAITTDGKLVGSVSGGCVEGAVIEAARQVIQDGQPQRLHYDVDDETAFGVGLACGGEIDIFVERVNAEIFAALLPRLQNQQHSHLHTVVSGEAAGTQELLDETGRPIASSNGPLGITLADGRLPQIISKGTTEVFSHPLPPAPTLVMVGGGHVAIALTHLANTLSFRSVIIDPRRLFASQERFAHADLLLQTWPNKGFEEVQLNSSTAVAALAHDPKIDDPALIAALSSDCFYVGALGSRKNQAKRRQRLLEAGLDEITVDKLHAPIGLSIGAKTPEEIALSIMAEIVAVYRGEHAGI from the coding sequence ATGCGCGAGCTTCTGCCGGACCTTGCAAACTGGCTGGCGGACGGCGAGAAAATCGCCATCGCCACTGTCATATCCACTTGGGGCTCGGCGCCGCGCGGGCCGGGATCCACCATGGCGATCACAACCGATGGCAAGTTGGTTGGCTCGGTCAGCGGTGGATGCGTAGAAGGCGCGGTTATCGAGGCCGCCCGTCAAGTCATTCAGGACGGGCAGCCACAACGCCTGCACTACGACGTGGATGATGAAACCGCCTTTGGCGTGGGCTTGGCCTGCGGCGGCGAGATCGATATCTTTGTCGAACGCGTGAATGCTGAGATCTTTGCCGCGCTGCTGCCGCGGCTCCAGAACCAACAACACAGCCACTTACACACAGTCGTCAGTGGTGAGGCCGCCGGGACCCAGGAATTGCTGGACGAGACAGGGCGCCCGATCGCCAGCAGCAACGGCCCTCTAGGTATCACCCTGGCAGATGGCCGTTTGCCGCAAATCATCTCGAAAGGGACAACTGAGGTCTTCAGCCATCCGTTGCCACCAGCGCCGACACTGGTCATGGTTGGCGGCGGGCATGTGGCCATCGCATTGACCCATTTGGCCAACACACTCAGCTTCCGCAGCGTCATCATTGACCCCCGACGCCTGTTCGCTTCCCAGGAGCGCTTCGCCCATGCAGACCTCTTGCTGCAGACCTGGCCCAACAAGGGTTTCGAAGAAGTTCAGCTCAACAGCTCCACCGCTGTGGCGGCCCTGGCGCACGACCCCAAAATAGACGACCCGGCCCTGATCGCAGCCCTGTCGAGCGATTGCTTCTACGTGGGGGCGCTTGGCAGCCGGAAAAACCAGGCCAAGCGAAGACAGCGTCTGTTAGAGGCAGGTTTGGACGAGATAACAGTGGATAAACTGCACGCCCCCATTGGCCTGAGCATTGGCGCCAAAACGCCCGAAGAAATCGCCCTGAGCATCATGGCTGAGATCGTGGCAGTCTATCGCGGCGAACATGCGGGCATTTAG
- a CDS encoding 1-acyl-sn-glycerol-3-phosphate acyltransferase — MINLIVRSLMRVEISGMEKLENAKGPTIGVSNHLGRFDAALSLGLVRRDDLIIVVAEKYRQSAFYRWMVKTLDLLFLERNEADFGTLKEVLRRLKSGGMLMIAPEGTRSHTEALLEGKPGAAFLAARSGATIIPSAVIGSEDRVVKEQLRKFRRPHVRIIVGEPFTLPPIPKTDRDVYFKECTDEIMAQIAALLPEKYRGVYATHPRVAELVALKS, encoded by the coding sequence ATGATCAACCTCATCGTCCGCTCCCTGATGCGCGTCGAGATCTCTGGAATGGAGAAGCTGGAGAATGCCAAGGGACCCACGATTGGGGTTAGCAATCACTTGGGACGCTTTGACGCTGCCCTTTCACTGGGTCTGGTCAGGCGGGATGACCTGATCATTGTTGTGGCCGAGAAATATCGGCAATCGGCCTTCTATCGTTGGATGGTCAAGACGCTGGACCTGCTATTCCTGGAACGCAACGAGGCTGATTTCGGCACGCTGAAAGAAGTTTTACGGCGGCTGAAAAGCGGCGGCATGCTGATGATCGCTCCGGAGGGCACACGAAGCCACACTGAAGCATTGCTTGAGGGCAAGCCCGGTGCGGCCTTCCTGGCTGCCCGCTCTGGGGCCACCATCATTCCGTCGGCTGTGATTGGCAGTGAAGATCGTGTGGTTAAAGAGCAGCTGCGCAAATTTCGCCGACCCCACGTGCGCATCATAGTTGGCGAACCCTTCACTTTGCCACCGATACCCAAGACGGATCGAGATGTGTACTTTAAAGAATGCACGGATGAAATTATGGCGCAAATCGCCGCCCTACTTCCTGAAAAATACCGGGGCGTGTACGCTACCCACCCACGAGTGGCCGAATTGGTTGCTTTAAAGTCTTGA
- a CDS encoding sugar ABC transporter permease — protein sequence MLKTTSRNLTDFLSTGPLRVAMTFLGPVVTFFVFRESLRFMTTPGVNKYMAALVALFVGVVGVWALYLVMDSLVSLLPESMRERVRPYAFIGPAVIILAAYLIYPTFNTIYLSLRDARGLDWANVNSPLGLPLDNYVFIFSDPSMLLTLRNNLLWLVGVTTVVVSLGLIIAVMVDRIRLESLAKSIIFLPMAISAVGASVIWKFIYNFRAPGQPQNGLLNAIWVALGNNPVGWLIEKPWNNFFLIIILIWLLTGFAMVVLSAAVKGVPAELIEAARLDGASEIRIFFNVIIPYIQGTIITITTTIIIMVLKVFDIVFVMTNGQFDTQVIANRMYTEMFTFRHFGRGSALAVLLLLAVFPIMISNIRSQQRERN from the coding sequence ATGCTTAAAACCACCAGCCGCAACCTGACTGATTTCCTTTCTACTGGGCCGCTGCGCGTGGCCATGACTTTCCTAGGCCCAGTGGTGACCTTCTTCGTCTTCCGCGAAAGTTTGCGCTTTATGACCACCCCGGGCGTCAACAAGTACATGGCCGCCCTGGTAGCCCTGTTTGTCGGCGTGGTGGGCGTGTGGGCCTTGTACCTGGTGATGGACTCGCTCGTCTCCCTGTTGCCGGAAAGCATGCGGGAGCGCGTCCGCCCTTATGCTTTTATCGGGCCGGCGGTCATTATCCTGGCCGCTTACCTCATCTACCCCACCTTCAACACGATTTACCTGAGCCTCAGGGATGCCCGCGGCCTGGATTGGGCAAACGTCAACAGCCCCCTCGGCTTGCCTCTGGACAATTACGTCTTTATTTTCTCAGACCCCAGCATGCTCCTCACGCTGCGCAACAACTTGCTCTGGCTGGTCGGAGTTACCACGGTGGTGGTTTCATTGGGCTTGATCATCGCCGTAATGGTGGACCGCATCCGCCTGGAATCGCTGGCCAAGTCGATCATCTTTCTTCCCATGGCCATCTCGGCCGTGGGCGCCAGCGTGATCTGGAAATTCATCTATAACTTCCGTGCGCCCGGCCAACCGCAAAATGGCTTGCTCAACGCCATATGGGTCGCGCTCGGCAATAATCCTGTAGGCTGGCTGATCGAGAAACCTTGGAACAATTTCTTCTTAATCATCATCCTGATCTGGCTGCTGACTGGCTTTGCGATGGTGGTGCTATCCGCAGCTGTCAAAGGCGTACCTGCAGAATTGATCGAAGCCGCCCGCTTGGATGGCGCCAGTGAAATACGGATCTTCTTTAACGTGATCATCCCCTACATCCAGGGCACGATCATCACCATCACCACCACCATCATCATCATGGTCCTCAAAGTATTCGATATCGTGTTTGTGATGACCAACGGGCAGTTCGATACGCAGGTGATCGCCAACCGCATGTATACCGAAATGTTTACGTTTCGGCATTTTGGGCGGGGCAGCGCCTTGGCCGTGTTGTTGCTCTTGGCCGTATTCCCCATCATGATCAGCAATATTCGCAGCCAGCAACGTGAAAGGAACTGA
- a CDS encoding carbohydrate ABC transporter permease has product MTAQTRKSSNFKQFGQVLTGLPMRIVILAICFLWTLPTAGLLISSFRPAADLQTTGWWTTLLHPFEMSQWTVENYVDVLTSANMETAFLNSFLVTLPSVVIPITIAAFAAYAFAWLQFPGRNFLFALVIGLMVVPLHMSLIPMLRVYTSLNLNGTFLGVWLAHTGFGLPLAIYLLYGYISSLPKEIIESAQIDGASPMATFIRLVLPLSVPAIASFAIFQFLWVWNDLLVALVFLGTSRNSVVMTAQLASLIGDRGQDWHILTAGAFITMIVPLIIFFSLQRYFVRGLTAGSVKG; this is encoded by the coding sequence ATGACCGCCCAAACACGAAAATCCAGCAATTTCAAACAATTTGGCCAAGTGCTCACTGGGCTGCCTATGCGCATCGTCATCTTGGCGATCTGCTTTTTGTGGACCCTGCCCACAGCCGGCTTGTTAATCAGCTCGTTCCGTCCGGCAGCAGATCTGCAAACCACCGGATGGTGGACAACCCTTCTGCATCCTTTCGAGATGAGCCAGTGGACCGTAGAAAATTACGTGGATGTGCTCACCTCGGCAAACATGGAAACGGCCTTTCTGAATAGCTTCCTGGTTACCCTACCCTCGGTGGTCATCCCCATCACGATTGCGGCCTTTGCAGCCTATGCTTTCGCCTGGCTGCAATTCCCCGGGCGCAATTTCCTTTTTGCCCTGGTCATCGGTCTGATGGTGGTGCCCCTGCACATGTCGCTGATACCGATGTTAAGGGTCTACACCTCGCTAAACCTAAACGGCACATTCCTCGGCGTGTGGCTGGCCCACACCGGTTTTGGTCTGCCTCTGGCGATCTACTTGCTCTACGGCTACATATCTTCACTGCCGAAAGAGATCATCGAATCGGCTCAAATTGACGGGGCCTCCCCTATGGCCACCTTCATCCGCCTGGTCTTGCCCCTCTCGGTGCCAGCCATCGCCTCCTTCGCCATCTTCCAGTTCCTGTGGGTTTGGAATGATCTGCTGGTGGCCTTGGTCTTTCTAGGCACCAGCCGCAATTCAGTGGTCATGACGGCCCAGTTGGCCAGTCTGATCGGCGACCGTGGCCAGGACTGGCACATCCTGACCGCAGGCGCTTTTATCACCATGATCGTGCCCCTCATTATCTTCTTCTCATTGCAGCGTTACTTTGTACGCGGCCTGACGGCTGGTTCGGTCAAAGGCTAA
- a CDS encoding (2Fe-2S)-binding protein: MSQTHSIQVRINGTPYAHEVEPRLLLADYIRQVVGLSGTHIGCEHGVCGACTILLDGQAVRSCIMLAVQADGHELTTVEGLAQDEKSLHPIQEAFWEAHGLQCGFCTPGILMTLVPYLEENPNPTETEVRDAISGNLCRCTGYQHIVDAALLAAEKLQSKP, from the coding sequence ATGAGCCAGACACACTCCATTCAAGTCAGGATCAACGGCACCCCATACGCCCACGAGGTTGAGCCTCGTCTCTTGCTGGCTGACTATATTCGCCAGGTGGTCGGGCTAAGCGGCACGCACATCGGCTGCGAACATGGGGTGTGCGGCGCCTGCACGATCTTGCTGGATGGACAGGCGGTGCGCTCCTGCATCATGTTGGCGGTGCAAGCCGACGGTCATGAGCTGACCACAGTGGAAGGCTTGGCTCAGGACGAAAAGTCTTTGCATCCCATTCAAGAGGCCTTCTGGGAAGCCCACGGCTTGCAGTGCGGGTTCTGCACTCCCGGCATCTTGATGACGCTGGTGCCCTACCTGGAAGAAAATCCCAATCCAACCGAGACCGAAGTGCGCGATGCGATCTCAGGCAACCTGTGTCGCTGCACCGGCTATCAGCACATCGTGGATGCTGCCCTGCTGGCGGCCGAAAAATTGCAAAGCAAACCGTAG
- a CDS encoding xanthine dehydrogenase family protein subunit M gives MKPAPFNYFAPASLEEALALKAQHGEEAKALAGGQSLIPAMNFRVAQPAILVDLNRIASLRDIRKNGALTIGAMTTQSTAEKNPLVAEHVPLLHEALPNIAHPQIRNRGTIGGSVAHADPAAELPVVCLALRTRMQAQSQSGERWIEAQEFFSGLFSTALAADELLTAVEFPLVEERTGYAFLEVARRHGDYAMAGLAAVLSLDENGLCRQARLVYLNVGDGPLEATQAAASLQGQKPSAKAFQDAGKIASQEDMQPFGNLHASPQYQQHLSAVLTQRALQLALNRITQKATHP, from the coding sequence ATGAAACCCGCACCCTTTAACTATTTTGCCCCCGCCTCTCTCGAAGAAGCTTTGGCTCTCAAGGCCCAGCACGGTGAAGAGGCCAAAGCTTTGGCTGGGGGCCAGAGCTTGATCCCAGCCATGAACTTCCGCGTGGCACAGCCAGCCATCCTGGTGGATTTGAATCGCATCGCCAGTTTGCGGGATATCCGCAAGAATGGCGCCCTGACCATTGGCGCCATGACCACGCAATCCACCGCGGAGAAGAATCCGTTGGTGGCCGAGCATGTCCCGTTGCTACATGAAGCCCTGCCCAACATTGCCCATCCGCAAATTCGCAACCGCGGCACGATCGGGGGCAGCGTGGCCCACGCGGACCCTGCTGCAGAACTGCCCGTGGTTTGCCTGGCTTTGCGCACCCGAATGCAGGCCCAAAGCCAATCCGGTGAGCGCTGGATCGAAGCACAGGAATTCTTTTCCGGCTTGTTCTCGACAGCCCTGGCAGCAGATGAGTTGCTGACCGCCGTGGAATTCCCGCTGGTCGAAGAGCGCACCGGCTACGCCTTCTTGGAGGTGGCCCGCCGCCACGGCGATTACGCCATGGCCGGGCTGGCCGCTGTGCTCAGTCTGGATGAAAACGGGCTCTGCCGCCAAGCGCGTCTGGTATACCTGAACGTGGGCGACGGGCCGCTGGAAGCGACCCAGGCCGCGGCCAGCCTGCAGGGCCAAAAGCCCAGCGCCAAAGCCTTTCAAGATGCCGGCAAAATTGCCAGCCAAGAGGATATGCAACCCTTTGGCAATTTGCACGCCAGCCCGCAATACCAACAACATCTCTCCGCCGTGCTGACCCAGCGCGCTCTGCAGCTGGCGCTGAACCGCATCACTCAGAAAGCTACACACCCATGA